A window of Mobula hypostoma chromosome 7, sMobHyp1.1, whole genome shotgun sequence genomic DNA:
CAGTGAAGACCACAAGTTTATGTTAAACCTGAAACCAGATTCTAACTGTAATGACACACTGTTACCTTACACAATGCTGTTCAGTCCAATGAACAGCTAATTTTAGAAGGATTTCCAAGTAAAGTCCCTTTTGTCTCCTCATTGCTCTTACCATTGTTGGGTATTGCAGGAGAAATAGGTGTCTGAGAATGTGCTGTCTGAGGTTCATTGCTTCTGACAGTGACAGATGGCTGTTCTGGTAATTTGTTCTGGGATACAAGTTTCACACAGGGATCTGAAGAGGTAAAAGGAAGAGAACTTTGTTCAGCAGAATGCACATTCTGAGGTATTTATTCATGAGGTATTGCAGCTATAAGAACAGAGTAGAGGCTCAAAGCATGATGAAATACTCTCAGCTAATCTGCATGGATACAGCTCCAATAACAGTCAAGAAGCTTGATACCAGCCAGAGGAAAGCAGTCTGCTTTATTAGTACCTCATTCAGCAccttaaataagaccataaaaccttaagatataggagcagaattagaccaccgattctgctctgccatttcatcgtggttgatccattttccctctcagctccaatctcctgccttctccctgtatcccttcattagccctgactaattaagaatctatcaacctctgccttaaatatatccgatgccgtggcctctacagctgcctgtggcaacaaattccacagattcatcaccctatgGTAAAGAAATGCctgctcatctctattctaaaaggacacacctctattctgaggctgtgtcctctggtcttagactcccccaccatagggaacatattctccacatccggtctatcgaggcctttcaatatttgacagttttcaatgaggtgacccctcattcttctgaattccagtgagtaaaggcccagggccaccaaatgctcttcatatgacaagcctttcaatcccagcgtcatttccgtgaacctcctttgaaccctctccaatgtcagcacatcctttcttagataaggggatcAACCCTCCATCATCTAGTCCCACTTATCACTGACAGCCTCTGTCacacaccttcccctcaccttgtaTTGCTATGTACTGgcaatttttccctccccctctcaacgCTGATGCTAAGTTTTGACCAAAAATGTTGATTTACTCcttttgcctccatagatgctgatcgAGTCATTAAGTTCTTCCAGGGTCTGCTTTCTCATTAACTCCCTCCCTCACGCCCTTCCATGGGTGTTGATACCGACGTTCTGAACTGTAGTTCTGTGGTTTGCTAGAAGCTCATTCAGATCCTGGTGTGAGTCTCACTGTGGGACACCTGACTATTGCACGTTGACCACTATAGCCAGCATTTCCTCCCGCATTCACAGCAATCAGTTTAAACCAATGGCTAGCAACTTATACAGGGTAATTTTTTTCTTCCCTGTCAAGAGATCTAGGGCCATTTCTTCTGGTCTACCTGAGATGATTTAACTGAGCAAACACCAGCAATTAAGTTTGGACCCTTTTATTCTGTATagctattctatattctatataatGCACACTGTGCATTTCATCATGAGGCCATCAGCAAAGTAAAATTATATAATCCGAACAAAATACTCCCATAGGATACAATACAGAATGAAATAATTTCAATATTTCTTCTTCAAAATTCCCATTAATCCCTTACCTTCGATTTGAATTCCTCGAGTCATGCCATACACATCTATCATCACCCACAATGGGTACGCTACCAACAATCCGTCCATAAGGAGGTACTTCCTTCCTCCGTTTATACTATACAGGAAAAAGCCTTGCTTGCTCATCCAGAAAGAAATAACAGTTCCTTCTTGTATACCGTCCTCTGGTAACGCCCTGGCCCAGAACCCATAAACATTTTCTAGATCTGGGCAGATGAACTTTGGAAGAGCGTTGGGATCCATGAGGGAAGGGTCAAATAGGGTGCAGCCTAATCGCAATGCACCGTTCCACGTGACATCCACCTTTGTGATCTTCACTCTCACTTTCTCCTGAATGTGGACGGGTCGGTTGGTGAAGGTGATCCCATTGCAGAATCCAAAGTTTCTCCATGCGCACTGATTGGATGAATCCAGCCTTATCTGGGACCCTTTGGTGTACGGATGGAAGAACAGGGGATCACGTGAGGTAATTGGTTTCTGACAATGCTCTGTCTCCCTTTCACAAATAGCCAGTTGGTTATTTCTTTGCTCTCGTTCTgcaaaaagaatcaatgaaaaatctgtAGTTAATCCTGAGCAATAGCTTGATGTGCTGATTATTTTGTACATGCAATTGGGGTACAAATGCAAAATGACGCTGAAGTAAAATAGAAAATACTAGAAATCTTCAACAGGTCTGCAATACCCTTCACAGCAAGAGAAAATAGAAGAAACCCAGGCCTCTATTTCCTTAGCATTTTTGAAGAGAGAAATGAAGTGAATGTTTCAAGACAATAATTGTTTATTAGAACTGCAGGTGAGTatttgcatttttttgtttttatgacTGAAAGTTGCTTAATATTgtgttttatagaaacatagaaacatagaaaataggtgcaggagtaggccattcggcccttcgagcctgcaccgccatttattatgatcatggctgatcatccaactcagaaccccgccccagccttccctccataccccctgacccctgtagccacaagggccatatctaactccctcttaaacatagccaatgaactggcctcaacagtttgctgtggcagagaattccacaggttcaccactctctgtgtgaagaagtttttcctaatctcggtcctaaaaggcttcccctctatcctcaaactgtgacccctcgttctggacttccccaacatcgggaacaatcttcctgcatctagcctgtccaatccctttaggatcttatacgtttcaatcagatcccccctcaatcttctaaattccaacgagtacaagcccagttcatccagtctttcttcatatgaaagtcctgccatcccaggaatcaatgtcATTCTATTGAAAATTTACCATTTGGAAGTAATATATCAACACTGGAGCTAATTCCTCTTTGGAATATTAGAAGTTATCACACCATTTAACAGCACCAAGTGAGAAGTGAATGGCTTGGTAAGAAGTCAATTAGAATGACCATTTAGATTGCAGATTTAATATTAGTAAATCTGAGAACATTGCCTCTTTGATGGCTTTAGTGTTTTAACCCTGAACCTACACTTGGATATGTGGACCAGGGTCAGGGTTTTGGTTTAGAATAAGCAAATAAATTTTCTAAATCATTTAATAATTTTTATCTTTGATTGATGAATTGAACTAATCATGCTTACCAGAAGGTGTGAAAGTTTAGCTGTTAGGACGACTGTGATATTGTGCTGTTGTATGCGCTGACACACAGTATGCTCCTAATAACTGGGTATATTTGTGGAACTGCGAGCCAGAGTAAAGAGTGGAACCGGATAGAAGTGGTGAAGTGTGCATTCTGAATGCAGGAAGTGATTGAGAACACTTAGCGTGGTGAACTGTGAGGAGACCACAATTGAACCAAACAGCATGAGTAAGACAATCCATACTCTACTGTAGCAAGGCGCATGCCTCTGAAAAAAGGGATAAAAAAGGGAAATGTTATTGTTGGCACGCTTTATCAGACCAGAGTCAACAGAGCACAACAAGGACAGAGCAGTCCCCAGGAGAGGTTCTGAGGCAATAACCGTGACAAGCTCAGATGCGTAGCCACtgactttattaagtacacctttgTATACATGAGAccataaccataagacataggtatGTATAGGTGTACATCTTCAAAGACTGGGTGGAGGAAAACTGGAATGAGCAATCACAAGGCCATCATGTGCGGAAGCCATTCAGCTCCTTAGAACTCTTCCACTACTCGTTTCAACATGATCTGTACCTCAGTCCCTTCTCAAAGCTAACTAGAATATTCCTTGATCCCTTTATTCAACAAGCATCTATTGATGAATTTGGAAGTTCTAGCCATCATAGCTTTCCATGGAAAGGCCACCGATATTATCACCAAACTTTTAGATGTCACTTCTTTTCCTGAAGGTCTGATTCAAATACAGGTTGAATTttactaatccgactacctgtaatccggttccttcgataatccggcactgagtatgtttaatgtgatccttctgtaattcagcattttcactcatCTGACACTCTTCAGGTCCCAATgttgccagattagtgaaggtcgacctgtactatcATCTGTGAGCCTGTTGGTTTCCCTACGGATAATTCCAGCATTTAGTAAATTTTATCATTTAACTTGGTTCTTATAATTTACGCTTCAGTCTTCAATAATCAGGAGGATATACTCCATGTTTGTGCAACATTTCATTGTAATGTATTCACTTAATTCTTTATGGGAACAAGAACCAACAATCAGTCCTGACACTGTACCTATTTAATTATGAAAAGAACAGATGAGATTAAACTGGAAACAAGCAGTGCTTTGTTTTGTGAATGTGCTCAAGGAGGCGCAGCAAAGCTCGCTGGATCTGCCTTTCCACTCTCTGGGTATAcgaggatgaggtagtaaattggataagTAATTAGGTAGGAGATgccagagagcggtagtagatggttgGTTCTCTGGCTGGAGGCCAGCGACTAGCCGTGTGCCAAGGTGGAAGAcctgttgttgtttatcatctatatcaacgatctgaatgataatgttgtaaattggatcagcagatttgtggattgagggtgtagtggacaacaaggaaggctatcaaagcgtGCAACAGGATCTgaaacagctggaaaaatgggctgaaaaatggaatatggaatttaatgcagacaagtgtgaggtgttgcagtttgggaggatgcaccagggtaggacttacgtgctgagtggtagggcactaagaagtgtggtagaacagggggatctgggaTCCAGAAttgcttgaaagtggtgtcacaagcaGATAGGGTcagaaagagagcttttggcacattggccttcaaaaatcaaaatattgagtacaggacttaggatgttatgtcgaagttgtgtaagatgttgatgaagcctaatttggattaatgcgtgcagttctgatcacctacttacaggaaagatatcaatatgaTTGAAAGTGTGCAGGCAAAGTTTTACAAGGAAGTAgccaagacttgaggacctgagttatagggaaagtttgaataggttaagactttattccataCAATGTAGGAGTATGAAGGAATATTTgacagaggtaaacaaaattataaggggtatagataggataaatgtaaagcaggatttttccactgaggctggatgaggctagaacttgaggacctgggttaagagtgaaaggagcTTCAGGGGAATTTCagggtgaacttcttcactcaaagtgtggagagagtgtgagatgtacgtgtgatcagtgtggagagagtgtgagatgtacgtctgatcagtgtggtgagagtgtgagatgtacgtgtgatcagtgtggagagagtgtgagatgtacgtgtgatcagtgtggtgagaatgtgagatgtacgtgtgatcagtgtggtgagagtgtgagatgtacgtgtgatcagtgtggagagagtgtgagatgtacgtgtgatcagtgtggtgagagtgtgagatgtacgtgtgatcagtgtggagagagtgtgagatgtacgtgtgatcagtgtggtgagagtgtgagatgtacgtgtgatcag
This region includes:
- the LOC134348957 gene encoding E3 ubiquitin-protein ligase NEURL3-like, with translation MGNLHINKHPREREQRNNQLAICERETEHCQKPITSRDPLFFHPYTKGSQIRLDSSNQCAWRNFGFCNGITFTNRPVHIQEKVRVKITKVDVTWNGALRLGCTLFDPSLMDPNALPKFICPDLENVYGFWARALPEDGIQEGTVISFWMSKQGFFLYSINGGRKYLLMDGLLVAYPLWVMIDVYGMTRGIQIEDPCVKLVSQNKLPEQPSVTVRSNEPQTAHSQTPISPAIPNNGRSEPRPCISKPPANYNPQSYESPDEDCVVCFSQRVDSVLYKCGHMCMCYGCGQKLLSRKSACPICREPINEIIKTFRS